One part of the Kiritimatiellia bacterium genome encodes these proteins:
- a CDS encoding ABC transporter permease subunit: MEEGRAATEKLRVGRDGGVAAGRHPLWGALDESQREVLLDRARARFDGPVADERWQEGERWLRAAFQKESVTYPWRPCPGHPLGLDSAGRDVLVRILYGLRTSLTFGLLLVAVTMIAGVVVGAVQGYYGGWVDLLGQRAIEIWESLPFLYILILMGSVFGRSFALLLICYGIFNWVGISYYMRAEFLRLRKQPFVEAAWCMGLPAWKIIFRHILPNALVPVVTFFPFSLVGAVGVLAALDYLGFGMPPPTPSWGEMLAQAQEYNWAWWLSLYPSLALFLVMLLGVFIGEGVRAAFDPRRYSRLE, translated from the coding sequence ATGGAAGAGGGGCGCGCCGCGACCGAGAAGCTGCGGGTCGGCCGGGACGGCGGCGTGGCGGCCGGCCGACATCCCTTGTGGGGCGCCCTCGACGAGTCCCAAAGGGAAGTTCTACTTGACCGGGCGCGGGCGCGCTTTGACGGGCCGGTGGCGGATGAGCGCTGGCAGGAGGGTGAGCGGTGGCTTCGCGCGGCCTTTCAGAAGGAGTCGGTCACCTATCCCTGGCGGCCGTGTCCGGGACATCCCCTCGGGCTGGACAGCGCCGGGCGCGACGTGTTGGTGCGCATCCTGTACGGCCTGCGCACGTCCCTGACGTTCGGGCTTCTGCTCGTGGCCGTCACGATGATCGCGGGAGTCGTGGTCGGCGCCGTCCAAGGGTACTACGGCGGGTGGGTGGACCTGCTGGGCCAGCGCGCGATTGAAATCTGGGAGTCGCTGCCCTTCCTGTACATCCTGATCCTGATGGGGTCGGTGTTCGGGCGCAGCTTCGCACTGTTGCTAATTTGCTACGGCATTTTCAACTGGGTCGGCATCTCCTACTACATGCGGGCCGAGTTCCTGCGGCTGCGGAAGCAGCCGTTTGTCGAGGCGGCCTGGTGCATGGGGCTGCCCGCGTGGAAGATCATTTTCCGGCATATCCTGCCGAATGCGCTCGTTCCCGTGGTCACCTTCTTCCCTTTTTCGCTGGTGGGCGCCGTCGGGGTGCTGGCGGCGCTGGATTATCTCGGTTTTGGCATGCCCCCGCCGACGCCCAGCTGGGGCGAAATGCTCGCCCAGGCCCAGGAGTATAACTGGGCCTGGTGGCTTTCGCTGTACCCGTCGCTGGCCCTGTTCCTCGTCATGCTGCTCGGCGTGTTCATCGGCGAAGGCGTTCGTGCGGCTTTCGACCCGAGACGCTATTCCCGACTGGAATAA